CTCCGCCAACAAGTGCTTGCTGAAAGTGGCCACGTACGCGGCCCAGCTGGAGCAGTACCAGAAAGCCCTGGAGATCTACGAGCAGGTCTGCGCCTCCTCGTTGCGACGGCGGCGGTGGTGGGGGGAGACGCGTCCTCCCTCCGGGCTCGCGGGGAGAGGGTTCCTCTCCTCCGGTGGGAGCTCCCTCGCTCGGGAGAGCTCCGACCCCTCCTCCCTCGCCCTCCCCAGGTGGGCACCAGCGCCATGGACAGCCCCCTGCTGAAGTACAGCGCCAAGGAGTATTTCTTCAAGGCGGCCCTCTGCCACTTCTGCATCGACATGCTCAACGCGAAggtgcgggcagggcgggcgcggggcggggcgcggggcgggggacggggcgcGCGGCCCCTCGGCGCCCGCCGGcggagggtggggaaggggctgggggggtctctcCTACCCTCCGGGCTAGCGGCGGTGCTGGGACGCTTGCCGCTGCTCTAAATAAGCTCCTGAAACCAGCCCGCCCGCATGAGCTTCTCCCCTCGGGGGTGCTCCCTCTCCCCGTCCGTCgccttctccctctccccgtCCGTCgccttctccctctccccgtCCGTCgccttctccctctccccgtccgtctcttctccttctccccgaccttttccctctccctctccttttccctctccctctccctctccttttccctctccctctccctctccttttccctctccctctccccgtcctttcccctctccctctccctctccctctccttttccctctccctctccctctccttttccctctccctctccttttccctctccctctccttttccctctccctctccttttccctctccctctccttttccctctccctctccctctccttttccctctccctctccctctccttttccctctccctctccccgtccttttccctctccctctccccgtccttttccctctccctctccctctccttttccctctccctctccctctccttttccctctccctcaccctctccctctccccatccttttccctctccctctccccgtccttttccctctccccatccatctccctctccccctccctctccctgtccttctccctctcctcctgcccatcATCCTCTCCTCATCCTCCCCTCCAGCTGGCCGTGCAGAAGTACGAAGAGATGTTCCCGGCGTTCACGGAATCCAGGGAGTGCAAGCTGGTCAAGGTGAGGAGCAGAATTCCCTCTTTCCTCTCAGCTGCGTCACCGGGGAGGAAACGCCGTCGGGGCCGGGATcgcggcccggggccggggccgggatcGGCGGCAGCCTGGCCTCTCCCCGGGAGGCTCCTGGCCGCGGTGGGCTCGGCTCCGACCCCCTGCCGCGCGCCAAATCTGTTCTTGGGGAACGCGGGAGCGGGGGAGGCGCTGGCCTGGGGTCTCCCCCCTTGGCCGCCCtctcggggggcgcggggggggtctccccttgctcatccccccccccccatccctgctcttCCAGAAATTGCTGGACGCTCACGAGGAGCAGAACATCGACGGCTACACCGACGCGGTGAGTTTAAACGCGGGAATTCACCCCAAAGGCCAAGGTTGGAaggagccccctcctcccccaggctGTGCTGCTCCGGACGcccccccttcttcccaaatAAcgcctccctcctcttcctccccccccgcaGGTGAAGGAATACGACTCCATCTCCCGCCTGGACCAGTGGCTCACCACCATGCTGCTCCGCATCAAGAAAACCATCCAGGGCGAGGAGGAGGACTTGCGCTAGGCaggcggccgccccctccccgacTTTGCCATCACCccccctcttccccttctccGGAGCCCTTCCCCTTTTCCGGAGCCGTTCCCCCctcggctctgcccccccccttcccttgtACATGGCCCCCTCTTCAGATATTTAATGGTGTAATATATTTTGAGCTCTCCCCCTCCGCCCTTCATGCCAGGGGTCCCCCCATTCTCCCCGGGGGGAGTTTGTGTATCCCTCCCCCCATCCCTcaggggggtgaggaggaggaggaggaggaaggcaggcgcTGCTGCATGCGTTGGCGTCGACCGCGGGGTTCCGCTGGCTGTAGTGCATCCTCGCAAAGGCAAATAAAACGTTGCATGAGCGGAGACCTGCGGGCCctgcgtcccgggggggctgcggacccccctggccccccaaaccccagttCTGGGGCTGCCTTTGCCCCCCCGGAAGGGTAACGCTGCCCCCGGCCTCGTTAAGGCTCCCTGGGGTTCATTAACGAGCCtgtgctgtcccctgccccacagcccccccccgtgGGGGGCCCTGTcgtgccccctccccacgcccccccccccggccttggggtccccctgtgccccatggcctcccctcagccccgccccCTCGCTAAGGCGCCGCCCCGGAGGCGGAGTCACAGCGCACGCCCCGCCCCGGAGGCGGAGTCACAGCATACGCCCCGCCCCGGAGGCGGAGTCAGCATACGCCCCGCCCCGGAGGCGGATCCACAACACACGTCCCGCCCCGGGGGCGGAGCCACAGCGCACGTTCCGTCCGGGGGGGTGGAGCCGCTGCGCACGCCCCGCCCCAGGGAGCGGAGCCACTCCCCCCCACAGGCCTCCACCAAGCCGGAGCGGGCGCGGCACCGACGTCAGGCGTCGCAGCGGTGACgtcgcggcggcggcgccggggcgcggaaggccccccccccggtgcggcggcggcggcggggcggtcccggcggtgccggtgcccggtgcgGCGATGGCGGGGCGGTGCCCGCTGGTGGAGGACAGCTTCAGCCGGCTGGCCTCGCAGAGCAACGTGTACGGGCTGGCGGCGCTGGCGGGCGgggagggcccccggcgggctgCTGGCGGCCGCGCTGAAGGGGAAGGTGATTTACTTCCGGTACCACGACCTGCGGCAGCGGCTGCGGCCCGTCGCCAGGGAGCTGCAGTTCACCTACATCCCGGGTGGGGCCTgcggggggtcaggggtcgggggggAGGGGTtacgggggggtcaggggtcatggggaggggctgtgagggCACATGGAGGGGGTTATGGGGGTCAGGGGTCATGGGGAGGGGTTACGGGGGCCGAGGGAGGGGTTATGGGGTCAGGGGGAGTGGCTGTGGGGGtcaggggtcatggggggggtcagggggaggGGTTACGGGGGTCAGGGAAAGGGGTTATGGGGGTCAGGGGTCATGGGGAGGGGTTATGGGGGTCAGGGGGAGGGGTTATGGGGTCAGGGGGAGGGGCTATGAGGGCACATGGAGGGGTTTATGGGGGTCAGGGGTCAtgggggaggggctgtgggggtcAGGGGGAGGGGTTATGGGGCCAGGGGAGGGGCTATGAGGGCACATGGAGGGGGTTATGGGGGTCATGGGGAGGGGTTATGGGGGTCAGGGGTCATGGGGAGGGGTTATGGGTCAGGGGTCATGGGGGAGGGTTTGTGGGGGGTcggggaggggctgtggggtCAGGGGTTATGGGGCGGGGGTTACAAGGGGTTATGGGGTCAGGGGTGAGGGGTTACTGGGGCTCAGGGGCCATGAGGAGGGATTATGGGGTCACGGGGGGTTATGGAGGTCAGGGGTCACGAGGCGGGGCTACGAGGGTTGTGGGTGAAGGGGCGTGAGGGGCTGTCTGCCCATTTTGGGGGTCAGGGGTCACAGCGGGTCAGGGGTCAGAGGGCAGGGGCTTGGGgtctcctggggggggacaggccCTTacgggggctgggggctcctggggggtcccaagggactgggggggctcctgggggggtcctggggggtcccaaaggactggggggctcctgggggggtcctggggggtcccaagggaccGGGGAGGCTcctggaggggtcctggggggtcccaagggaccagggggggtcctgggaggtcCCAAGGgactggggggctcctggggggtcctgggggtcccaagggactgggggggctcctgagggggtcccgggggctcctgggggtcccggggggccgcgggggtgGGACCCCCTCTCTGAGGGTCCGCGGCCGCAGTCGACGCCGAGATCGTCTCCATCGACTCCTTCCCGAAGCCGCCCCCCcagcgcggcctcgtggtcggcATCACCTTCATCAAGGTAgggccccgcccgggggggggccgggggggccggggaggggggggcaccccgctgccacccccctgcccccccaggactccggggacaaagccagcccCTTCCTCAACATTTACTGCGACTACGAGCCCGGCTCCGAGTACGACCTCGACTCCGTGGCGCGTAAGTGTGACCCCCCCGGCTCTGTGACCCCCCCCGGCTCTGTGTGACCCCCCCGGCTctgtgaccccccccccggctctgtgtGACCCCCCCGGCTCTGTGTGACCCCCCCGGCTCTGTGTGACCCCCCCAGGCTCTGTGTGACCCCCCCGGCTctgtgaccccccccccggctctggTGACCCCCCCGGCTCTGTGTGACCCCCCCGGCTCTGTGTGACCCCCCAGGCTCTGTGTGACCCCCCGGCTctgtgaccccccccccggctctgtgtGACCCCCCCGGCTCTGTGACCCCCCCCGGCTCTGTGACCCCCCCAGGCTCTGTGTGACCCCCCCCGGCTCTGTGACCCCCCCGGCTCTGTGACCCCCCAGGCTCTGTGTGACCCCCCCCGGCTCTGTGTGACCCCCCCGGCTCTGTGACCCCCCCGGCTCTGTGACCCCCCCGGCTCTGTGTGACCCCCCCGGCTCTGTGTGACCCCCCAGGCTCTGTGTGACCCCCCCCAGGCTCTGTGTGACCCCCCCCGGCTCTGTGTGACCCCCCCGGCTCTGTGACCCCCCCGGCTCTGTGacccccccccggctctgtgtGACCCCCCCGGCTCTGTGACCCCCCCGGCTCTGTGTGACCCCCCCGGCTCTGTGGTGACCCCCCCCGGCTCTGTGACCCCCCCCAGGCTCTGTGTGACCCCCCAGCTCTGTGacccccccccggctctgtgtGACCCCCCCAGACTCTGTGACCCCCCCAGGCTCTGTGACCCCCCCGGCTCTGTGTGGCCCCCCCCGGCTCTGTGACCCCCCCTGGCTCTGTGTGACCTCCCCTGGCTCTGTGTGACCCCCCCAGACTCTGTGACCCCCCCGGCTCTGTGACCCCCCTTCCCaactccgtgtccccccctgtgctccgtgtccccccccagggctccgTGTCCCCCCGCCCAGGGCTCCGTGTGCCCCCCCGTGCTCTGTGTCCCCCCAGGttccatgtccccccccgccatgctccgtgtcccccccccccccgtgctccGTGCCCCCCCGGGCTCCACCCGTGTGTCCCCGGGGGCCGCAGCAGAcgccccggggtgcgggggggtctcggggggggtcTCGGGGCGCAGCCCCTCCCCTgagctccccccccctccccgcagagAGCTGCCTCAACCTGGAGCTGCAGTTCACccccttccagctctgccacGCCGAGTGCgtacccccccgcgcccccaacccccccgcgcccccaaacccccccccgcccccccaaacccccccaacccccccgacccccctccTCGCAGGGTCTGCGTCGCCGACAGACCCGAGACCGTTTTTTCTGCTGAGCGGGAACGACCCCTCCATCCACCTCTACAGGGAGGTGAGcgcgccccccctgcccccccttcccccccccttttcctgctttctttacCTCCGTTTTCCCACTTTTTTCCCCGTTTTCCCACTTTTCCCCCCGCCGCTCTCCCGCAGAACGAAGGCTCCCACCAGTTCGAGGAGCAGCCGGTGCAGCACCTCTTCCccgagctgcaggagctgcccagCAAGTACGGCTTTGGGGGGCCGCACGGCTTTGGGGGGGCCGCacggtttgggggggctgcacggctttgggggggctgcatGGGTTTGGGGGGCTGTATGCTTTGGGGGGGCTGCACGGCTTTGGGGGGGCTGTATGGGTTTGGGGGGCTGCACGGCTTTGGGGGGCCGCacgggtttgggggggccgcacgggtttgggggggctgcatgggtttgggggggctgcatggCTTTGGGGGGGCCGCacgggtttgggggggccgcacGGCTTTGGGGGGCCGCACGGCTTTGGGGGGGCTGTATGGGTTTGGGGGGCTGCACGGCTTTGGGGGGGCCGCACGGGTTTGGGGGGCCGGCacgggtttgggggggctgcatgggttttgggggggctgcatggCTTTGGGGGGCCGCACGGGTTTGGGGGGGGCCGCacgggtttgggggggccgcacGACTTTGGGGGGGCTGtatgggtttgggggggctgcatggCTTTGAGGGGGGGTTGTAcgggtttttggggggggctgcACGAGTTTTTTGGGGGAGTTGTATgagtttttggggggtttgtatgagttttttgggggggttgtatgagttttttgggggggttgtacGAGTTTTGGGGGCTTGTCtgagttttggggggggttttacaagttttggggggatttgtaGAAGTTTTGAGGGGTTTGTAcgagttttttgggggtttgtaggagttttgggggtttttttacgAGTTTTAGGAGGGTCTGTAcaagttttgggggggttgtaggagttttttggggggtttgaaCGAGTTTTAAGGGGTTAATACGAGTTTGGGGGGGTTGTAtgagtgttttgggggggttataggagttttgggggggttgtacgagttttgggggtttgtatGAGTTTGGGGGGATTGTAGGAGTTTTGGGGGGGTTATAGGAGTTTTTTTGGAGGGTTTGTAcgagttttgggggtttgtagagttttgggggggttgttcaAGTTCTGGGGGGTTGcaggagttttggggggtttgtggcCCCCCCGCTCCGGCCGGGtctcaccccctccccaccccgccagcGTCCTCTGGCTCGACGTCTGCAACGTCCCGGCCGCCGGCCAGCGCCTCACCGCCTTCGGTTGCCAGAGCGGCTACGTCCGCGTGGCCCGGGTGGACCAGGCCAGCCGCGGTGAGAGCCCTCCCGCcgttcacccccccccccaaaacccgtTAACGTGGACTAACGAGCCCTCGTTAACGACCGCAGCGGTGCTCCAGAGCTGGAGCATCCAGCAGGACGGTCCCATCTCCACGGTCCTGGTGTTCCCGCTGCCGGAGCCGCCGCCACGCGCGCCGGTGAGTCACCGGCGGCACCGATCCCTCCGGAGCTCCGGATTTTTCGGAACCGGTAACGCTCGTTATCTTCTCCCAGTTGACGCCGTCACCGCGCAGGGCTACAGCGTCCTCGTCACCAGCACCATCGAGCTCGCCGTGGTGTACCGGTGAGCGTCGGGgatggcgccgccgccgccgccatcggCGTTTTCCGCTTCCCTTCACCGTTcccggttttttttttttccagggacgTCTTAACCAACGGATTGAGCGACCAGTTGGTTTTACCGGCCAGCGACCAGTACGACAGCGTCCTCTGCGCCTTGGTGACCGACGTCGACTTCGACGGCGCTCGCGAAATTCTTCTCGGCACTTACGGGCAGGTGGGCGACGGCGGTCGCCGGCGGGCGGTCGCGCGGCCCGGCACGGCTCTCCGAGCCGTGCCGGGCCGCGCGACCGCCCCGCCGGCGTAACCCGCGTCGCCGCCATTTCTCCTCATCCTCTTTCCGCCGCAGGAATTGCTTTGTTATAAATACACCGGCGCCGCGGCGGAATGCGCCCGGTGAATTCCGGCTCCTCTGGACGCGGCGTTTTCCCAGCCCGCTCCTCTCCATGCTCTACGCCGACCTGACGGCCGACGGGCTCTGCGAACTCGCCGTCGTCTGCCTGAAGGGGCTCCACGTCCTGCAGGTCGGCGtcatcccccctcctccccgtgAAATGGCGGCGCAAACCGCCTGGAAAATCCCAAAAGGCGGAAAACGGCGGCCGCCTTCACCGCGCCTCTCCCCGCGGCAGCACAGCCTGGAGCGACGGCGCGGCGCCTCCCtggagcggctgcggggggaaGCGGAGCGCAGGGCGGTGGCGGAGGAGTGACCGGAGGCGGCGCCGGAAAGACCCCCCCCGGCTGTACCCCCACCAATAAACAGGCGGCCCGGcgatttccctcaaatctccacGAGTTCCCTCAAATCTCCACGAGTTTCCCTCAAATCTCCACAGTTTTCCCTAACATCTCCCCAAacctcaaatctccccaaatttcccaaatctccccaaatttcccaaatctccccaaattccccaaatctccccaatTTCCCACCAATCTTCCCCAAATTCACAAATCacccaaatttccctcaaatctccccaaatttcccaaatctcctcaaattttcctcaaatctccccgtttccctcaaatctccccaaatttccctcaaatctcccgtttcccccaaatctccccaaatctcctccaaatctccccaaatttccctcaaatctcccgtTTCCCCAAACTCCCAAATCACCTCAAATCACACAAATTCCCACAATCTCCCCAATTCCCCAGATCTCcacaaatttccctcaaatctccccaaatttccctcaaatctccccaaatctctctcaaatctcctcaaatttacccccaaatctccccattTCCCTCAAATCttcccaaatttccctcaaatctccccaaatctccctcaaatctcctcaaatttcccccaaatctcccaaaTCTCCCTCAAATCTCCTCAAATTTCCTCAAATCTCCCCGTTTCCCCAAATCTCCCAAATCTCCTCAAATctcccaaatttccctcaaatctccccgtttcccccaaatctccccaaatctctctcaaatctcctcaaatttccctcaaatctccccgtttccccaaatctccccaaatttccctcaaatctccccaaatttccctcaaatctccccaaatttccctcaaatctccccaaatctcctcaaatctcctcaaatttcccccaaatctcccaaatctccctcaaatctcctcaaatttccctcaaatctccccgtttcccccaaatctcccaaaTTTCACCCAAATCTCCTCgaatttcccccaaatctccccaaattcccAAGTGTCCCTGAATTTCCCCAAATTTCactcaaatctccccaaatttccccaAATCTCCCTCAATTTCCCCAAATCTCCCcgaatttccctcaaatctcccaaatttccctcaaatctccccaaatttccccaAATCTCCTCAAATTTTCCTCAAATCTCCCCGTTTCCCTCAAATCTCaccaaatttccctcaaatctcccccgtttcccccaaatctccccaaatctccctcaaaatctccccaaatttccctcaaatctccccgtttccccaaatctccccaaatctccctcaaatctcctcaatttccctcaaatctccccaatTTCCCCAGATCTcctcaaatttccctcaaatctcccaaatttccctcaaatctcgaTCTcctcaaatttccctcaaatctccccaaatttccctcaaatctccccgtttcccccaaatctccccaaatttccctcaaatctccccgtttcccccaaatctccccaaatct
This is a stretch of genomic DNA from Calonectris borealis chromosome 32, bCalBor7.hap1.2, whole genome shotgun sequence. It encodes these proteins:
- the KPTN gene encoding LOW QUALITY PROTEIN: KICSTOR complex protein kaptin (The sequence of the model RefSeq protein was modified relative to this genomic sequence to represent the inferred CDS: inserted 2 bases in 1 codon; deleted 2 bases in 2 codons), which produces MAGRCPLVEDSFSRLASQSNVYGLAALAGXGRAPGGLLAAALKGKVIYFRYHDLRQRLRPVARELQFTYIPVDAEIVSIDSFPKPPPQRGLVVGITFIKDSGDKASPFLNIYCDYEPGSEYDLDSVAQSCLNLELQFTPFQLCHAEVCVADRPETVFLLSGNDPSIHLYRENEGSHQFEEQPVQHLFPELQELPSNVLWLDVCNVPAAGQRLTAFGCQSGYVRVARVDQASRAVLQSWSIQQDGPISTVLVFPLPEPPPRAPVSHRRHRSLRSSGFFGTGNARYLLPVDAVTAQGYSVLVTSTIELAVVYRDVLTNGLSDQLVLPASDQYDSVLCALVTDVDFDGAREILLGTYGQELLCYKYTGPRRNAPGEFRLLWTRRFPSPLLSMLYADLTADGLCELAVVCLKGLHVLQHSLERRRGASLERLRGEAERRAVAEE